In a single window of the Rhineura floridana isolate rRhiFlo1 chromosome 3, rRhiFlo1.hap2, whole genome shotgun sequence genome:
- the LOC133382430 gene encoding zinc finger protein 271-like isoform X2, with translation MDKESTEQNLHNQDVPRRQEGNEQKRDKSVIWYICSECGKCFNCGATEHQRIHKNKNLSNQDGPRRHKGNDTEHRRGLGGIPLKPEEPEKRDEDCPGAQLRISKDEQPNQSSLSWESTAGFATAHIERDFQETEGEGEPCEILSEGPQPEEVKDNLRFQDERRKQVGSHTEERRENASKSPALPTEEKPHKCAMCGKSFDRSSGLLRHARIHTGKALFQCDICEKSFKQSSNLISHRRTHTGERPYVCLQCGKGFKQSSDLIIHRRIHTGEKPYKCPKCELNFRSNSNLKAHQRTHKGEEQDCATN, from the exons ATGGACAAGGAAAGCACAGAACAGAACTTGCACAATCAAGATGTGCCAAGGAGGCAAGAAGGAAATGAACAGAAAAGGGATAAATCTGTAATCTGGTATATCTGTTCAGAGTGTGGAAAATGCTTCAATTGTGGAGCCACagaacatcaaagaatccacaaaaACAAGAACTTGAGCAATCAAGATGGACCAAGGAGGCACAAGGGAAATGACACAGAACACAGGAGGGGTCTAGGTGGAATACCCCTCAAACCAGAAGAACCAGAAAAGAGAGATGAGGATTGTCCTGGTGCTCAATTGAGAATCTCTAAGGATGAACAACCAAATCAAAGCTCACTGTCTTGGGAAAGCACTGCTGGATTTGCGACAGCCCACATAGAAA GAGACTTTCAGGAGACTGAGGGTGAGGGAGAGCCGTGTGAGATACTGTCTGAAGGACCTCAGCCTGAAGAGGTAAAAGATAACTTGCGGTTTCAAGATGAGCGAAGGAAGCAAGTAGgaagccacacagaggagaggagggaaaatgCCTCTAAGTCTCCAGCCCTCCCCACAGAGGAAAAACCACATAAATGTGccatgtgtggaaagagctttgatAGAAGCTCTGGTCTTCTTAGACATGCAAGAATTCACACAGGAAAGGCACTTTTTCAGTGTGACATATGTGAAAAAAGCTTCAAACAGAGTTCAAACCTTATCTCCCACCGAAGAACCCATACTGGTGAAAGACCTTATGTATGCCTACAATGTGGAAAAGGCTTCAAACAGAGTTCAGACCTTATTATACATAGAAGAATCCATACTGGAGAGAAGCCTTATAAATGCCCGAAGTGTGAACTGAACTTCAGGTCCAACTCTAATCTTAAAGCACATCAGAGAACCCATAAAGGGGAGGAGCAGGACTGTGCCACGAACTAG
- the LOC133382430 gene encoding zinc finger protein 271-like isoform X1, whose product MEEDNPSCPPLGSEVTEESPPADDVQEREHGGELYGTSSERMDKESTEQNLHNQDVPRRQEGNEQKRDKSVIWYICSECGKCFNCGATEHQRIHKNKNLSNQDGPRRHKGNDTEHRRGLGGIPLKPEEPEKRDEDCPGAQLRISKDEQPNQSSLSWESTAGFATAHIERDFQETEGEGEPCEILSEGPQPEEVKDNLRFQDERRKQVGSHTEERRENASKSPALPTEEKPHKCAMCGKSFDRSSGLLRHARIHTGKALFQCDICEKSFKQSSNLISHRRTHTGERPYVCLQCGKGFKQSSDLIIHRRIHTGEKPYKCPKCELNFRSNSNLKAHQRTHKGEEQDCATN is encoded by the exons CAGATGATGTACAGGAGAGGGAGCATGGGGGAGAATTGTATGGGACCTCATCAGAAAGAATGGACAAGGAAAGCACAGAACAGAACTTGCACAATCAAGATGTGCCAAGGAGGCAAGAAGGAAATGAACAGAAAAGGGATAAATCTGTAATCTGGTATATCTGTTCAGAGTGTGGAAAATGCTTCAATTGTGGAGCCACagaacatcaaagaatccacaaaaACAAGAACTTGAGCAATCAAGATGGACCAAGGAGGCACAAGGGAAATGACACAGAACACAGGAGGGGTCTAGGTGGAATACCCCTCAAACCAGAAGAACCAGAAAAGAGAGATGAGGATTGTCCTGGTGCTCAATTGAGAATCTCTAAGGATGAACAACCAAATCAAAGCTCACTGTCTTGGGAAAGCACTGCTGGATTTGCGACAGCCCACATAGAAA GAGACTTTCAGGAGACTGAGGGTGAGGGAGAGCCGTGTGAGATACTGTCTGAAGGACCTCAGCCTGAAGAGGTAAAAGATAACTTGCGGTTTCAAGATGAGCGAAGGAAGCAAGTAGgaagccacacagaggagaggagggaaaatgCCTCTAAGTCTCCAGCCCTCCCCACAGAGGAAAAACCACATAAATGTGccatgtgtggaaagagctttgatAGAAGCTCTGGTCTTCTTAGACATGCAAGAATTCACACAGGAAAGGCACTTTTTCAGTGTGACATATGTGAAAAAAGCTTCAAACAGAGTTCAAACCTTATCTCCCACCGAAGAACCCATACTGGTGAAAGACCTTATGTATGCCTACAATGTGGAAAAGGCTTCAAACAGAGTTCAGACCTTATTATACATAGAAGAATCCATACTGGAGAGAAGCCTTATAAATGCCCGAAGTGTGAACTGAACTTCAGGTCCAACTCTAATCTTAAAGCACATCAGAGAACCCATAAAGGGGAGGAGCAGGACTGTGCCACGAACTAG